The Nicotiana tomentosiformis chromosome 2, ASM39032v3, whole genome shotgun sequence genome includes the window GTGGCAGTCTACTTACAGATTAAGAGACAAGCATAATCCAGTGCTACTAAAAGTCTAAAGCCGTGATTTGAAATTTATTGCCTTTAAGCACACACGTCGAAACTCTTCATGTTTCTATATAATAGAATAGAAATATGTATAGTGCCAAATTCAAGCATGAATGACACCGGAGAGCAACCAGCAAGCTCATCCATCATGAAGAAAAAAAAGCATTCTTGTTGTTCACAAGAAAAGCTAAATACAATACCCAGCAATTTCAGCTACAAACCATGTGATAAAAATCATTGTTAATTTATGGTAATGAGTAAACAAAGACAGTAAAACTCATTGTTAGACTGCAATGGTCTCAAACCAAAATTATTGAGGAATAAAGAGGCCACCTGTGATTACAAAGAGGGAAGGCAACTTATAAGTTATAACTGTTGGAGGTACATATTCTGAGTGAACACATGAAGGATTTTACAACACTAGGAAAATTTGATTAAAGAAGACAAGGATAATCTGAAATGCAGCTTAGCTCTCCCAACTCTCCATCAGCTGAGTGGAGAAACTAAGCACCATGCAGTCGACATTTGTAGTTGAAATGCTattactaactcccaaatatcAAAGTTCTCATGAGCACTTGGATGCTTGAGTTGCGGGAGAGAGAATTGACCATTATCATTTATCACTTTCAAGCAGCGGTATAGTATTCACTCAGCCAGCCAGACCCAACTAAATCAACTGGCATCAGCAATAGATTCTTTCTACATAACAAAGCCTAGCTAAGCTTCATAAGTACGTCACTGGCGGAGCTGACATTTTCCGGTTCCAGCACAAACTGAACACTCGTCTGCTTTCCCagcaatatgatttaagcaatgcTTGATTCTATCATTCACAACGTCCTGTAATAACAATCTTCTAGAATTAGAATTTTAACCTATTAGCTTTCTATAGAAGAATTTCAAAGAGAAAATATTTGGCTGTTtctaaggcctcatttgtttgcacttaatggaggtctgaatcttaatcattcaaatctcagacattaagtgcgtttgtttttaaaattttaatcttaattatttagatcttaatcattaagtgtgtttgtttAATTTACTTCACAAACATTTAATGGGTCTGAATAGGCATGTGcgattaagatctataacaaagacttaatttcattaagatgctatcatccacATTCATTACTAACTGCCACCACCGCATaccattattaactatcaccaccGCCACCACCCTCATCCTCAACCATAGCTGCCACCACTACCACTACCACCAACCACCACCCCCACCACTATCATCCCCAACCATAACCACACACTCAcccacctcaactaccacaaccAACCACCCCATCACCATCAATAACCATAGCTGGCATCGCCCaccattataaactaccaccaaCCACTATcaccttcctcaatcacaaccGCAATCACCGCCACCACCCaccattattaactatcaccactACCACCACTATCCTCAACCATAATCTCTATCGCTACCAGTTACCACTAGCTACTACCtagaaccaccaccatcaaccaaaaCCACCACCTCTAGTCGGCACCCACAAGCACTTCCGTTAGCTATCACCGCCaccaactatatatatatatatatatatatatatatatatattaaataacaGATGTTAAAAAGACAAACAATCTTAGTTATTTAGTATTCAGATcataatacacatcttaatattcagatATCTTAATCTTAATGcacatcttgatattcagatatgtattattcaaacgtcttaatctttaaaaaaaaaatgaggcCTAAATCAACCTTCTAGGACTAAAAATTCAGCCTACAGCTTTAGTATGGAATGATGTCAATGTATAAATATCTGACCATTATGGTCTCCCCATAACACAAAAGTTTGCTAGTTACTTGAGTAACAAAAGTGTTAGGATTTAAATAGGATGGAGCCATTGTCACAAACGAAAGCAGAATGATAACTCAGATCGAACAAAACATTCATTAAAAAAGAATCCTAATACAAGCGCCAGTAGACTAGGAAAGAAAAGGCAACTACTAACCAATTAAAATAAGAAACCCCTAGTTAGGCAAGAACTGCAATATGTACCAATTATAGGTGCAAATATTGGTTGACCTAACCAGCTTAAATGCAAAATAGGGAGTAGGAATAACCTTAGGTTTCAATATGTGTTGGATGCCATATGTAAATGAACAGAATAAATGCTGAGAAAGTAAAGCTAgagaagaagaacaagaacttACGACAAGTAACTCATGAAGGCCAAGAGGTGCTGTAATGATATATGATACTCCTGGGTGTTCTTTTGCAGCTTCAGCCGTTAAAGAAGGAATATCCTGAAAAGGGAAAGGTATCAGGTCAAGACCTAGCATAATACATCAAAGGAAATTCTAGATAACCTAGCACAACTTTAGAATACATGAGGTGAACAATACCTGGTTCCAGTGTCGTCCAGGAGAAAGGAAAAACGGGCTCACAATTACTCGACGTGCTCCTCGTTGAACACACAAATTAAATGCATCTCTGATCGATGGTTCTGCTAGCTCCTAATTTGTCATAAAAGAGATAAAGAGGAAACATGAGAGTTCCAACCTTTCAAGAAGATAAAACAGAAAGGAGAATGGAGAGCTTAAGGCTGTGTTTGGGACTAAGTATTCAtcaaggaaaagaaaataaattcaTTAGAAATCTATAGTTTTGTACTATGTGGCTAGGGAAAACATTAGGATTCTCTTATTCCTACCACAATCTTACTCCTATCACCACTTCTTCACCAACCCTAAAGAGATCCCTCTATACTTCCAATCCCAAAAATCATTGATTTCCTAGGTTTTCGCACGAGATATATTCTAAAATTTTCTTTTACATAGATTTGATATCATTTTTGTTTCTCAAAAAAGATATACttttgattttatatttttctttgccTTTGCTCTTAACATCCTAACATACTTGTCTTTGCCTTTCTGTGATATAAATTCTAGTATTATTTTTTTCTGAAAAGATATACTTTTGATTTTCATTTTCCTTTGCCTTTTCTCTTaacatccaaacataatttgTCTTTGCTTTTCTGTAATATAAATTCTACGTATTATTTTTTGTATACTTTTGATTTTAGGCCTTTGCTCTTAACATCAAAACATACTTCAAGACTCCACATTTTTATCCTTTTCCATTACATTTTTCTTTCGTCGTCCATTTTCTAATTCCAAACAAACAGACTGTAAAACAAAGACAAAAAAGCTAAGGCATCAGGAATGAAACAATCAACGAACAGCAAGCTCGAAAACGGTAATCATACAAAGAGGGAGGGATAAATCATAAAAACATTATTACCATGTGTGCAGGCTCCACAATGGGGTATTTGGTTCTCTGCCTAAACATTGCTACAAATTCATCTG containing:
- the LOC104120867 gene encoding sirohydrochlorin ferrochelatase, chloroplastic; this translates as MDSLFLTSHLSLRSSISTYPDRKPGSAVPEFVKLHKGPSKSRYLPQRYCMATTNREELNGIEEGDGVIIVDHGSRRKESNLMLNEFVAMFRQRTKYPIVEPAHMELAEPSIRDAFNLCVQRGARRVIVSPFFLSPGRHWNQDIPSLTAEAAKEHPGVSYIITAPLGLHELLVDVVNDRIKHCLNHIAGKADECSVCAGTGKCQLRQ